The DNA window ccgccgccgccgccggcgtcCTTGTCCTCGGCCGCAGGGCCCCCGCCGTCGGCGGAGACGTCGTCCGGCTGCAGCCCGCCGGGGCGCGCCGCCTTCTTCACCTCCACGAAGGCGCTGCGCTTGGCCTCGCCCGTCTCGGGGCTGGGAGGCGCGAACAGGCGACCGTTCTCTTCCAGACCGAAGTAGCTGCCCGACGCGCGGTACTGCTGCGGGGTGCACACCAAGTCCTCCTTGGAGGCCGGCAGGGGCCGCTCGGCAAAGCGGGCCCGGCCCCCCACGACCCCCGAGCCGCCGCCCCCCTCCGCGGCCTCCTCCGCGAACTTCCTCTTCCCTttgccgccgccgcccgcggcgATGCCGTCGGGACTCAGCTCCGCCTCCTGGTGGCCGGCGCCGCCGCTGCCGAGGCTCTGCGCCGGGGAGCAGCTGCTGCTGCCTCCGCGCGAGTTCTCCAGTTCCCGGGCGAGGTTGTGGAAGTCCGTGGACGGCTTGGCGCTGGCGCCGCCGGCATTGGCGGCCGGGGCGCTGCTCTCCGGGGACGGGGCCGGGTAGTGGTGGATGGGGCCGGCTTTGCAGAACTTGGGGCCCAGCGACGCCTCCGGGGGCTGctgcggcggcggctgctgctgctcttTGCCGCCGCCCCCGTGGTCCTTGGTGCCCAGGCCGCCGCCTTGCTCGTCCGGGGGACTCAGGTCGCCGCTGGGAAGCCTCTTGGGGCAGCGGAAACGCAGATGCGCCACGTAAGGGAACTCAAACTGGAAACGTTGGCTGCAGTCCAGGCACGTGTAAGGGGACGACCCTGCTTAgcaaacaccacacacacgcacaccacgaTTACTCAGCGACGTGCCCGGGCCACTTCGCCTGCATCCCCTTCCACACATCCTCCTGGCTCTCTCAGAATCTGAGTGCCTGAGAAGAGAGTATCCTATGCGATCTGACCTCAGGCTTCCCTCCTGCTTTAGGGGAGCAACGTAATCGAGACAAGTGAGCCCCAACTTATCCTCACCTGTCTGTCCTGGAAGCTTCCTATGCGAAGCTTTCCATCTCAGACGCTTCCTAGGAAATGCTAAAGGCTAGCCAGGCGCGCCGGCCAAGGCTCGAGGGCGAACCCCTACCTCTCTGCGAACCTCTCCCCAGCTAGCCAGGGGCCCACGTGTAAGTCTTGAGCCAACCTACCATTCATTTTGCTGTGGGATCTAGAGGGGCAGAGCAAGAGTAACTCAGTCAGTTCTTTCCCGTACCAAACTAGTAACTCCTCATCTTTGGCAATCCTGCGGAGAGAGCGGTAAAACAGCTGTCCGTTTTTGATATACGCTTCCAGGTTCTGCTCTTCCTTGTCTCTGGCTGATTGGACCAGTCGAAGCCACATGAGACCTTCCGAGGAGCCATTTGCAGCTGAGGTGTCTACCTATAGTTGAAAACCCAAGGaagaagacaagaagaaagggagggagaaaggagagccaCGTGAGAAATGGAAGCCACCGGAGGGACGACCATTTCTAAAGGCTTTGCAAAGAATTAGCTGAGGCCAACCTTCCAAGAGTCAAACCAGCCCACGTTGTGACATGTGCCCGTGTTTGTAACTAGTAGGCAAGATAACTATCCATTGAGACATTGTAGCCATTCGATAGATCGTTTATGACCTCATTTTTATATACTATTCGCGTAAGAATTGAGCAACATTTCCTCTTGCAATGCAGATTAGCATTAGCCTCTTCAGAATTTACTCCAAAACTATCACACATTACGAAACTAAGGAGAATTTTGTTTCAGAAGTTAAAAGCAAGTGGAGTTCATAGAAACCATTGAATCCCTCCCATCTCTCTAATTTTAGTTTGAACcgttaaaaatgttttcttctgtaGAGAAAGAATAGGGAGCAAGAGGCCAGGTAGCCTCAAATTCAAACTGGTGGGTTTATTGATACTTTACTGTCAAAACAAGTACATTTTTTACTTAAATACAAACTGTAGGCACTAGCTAATGTTACTGAAGAAACTAAAATTTAGAAAGAGGCCTCGTACATTGGAATGTAACATaactaatactttttaaaaagtagttacaGGAACTGCTTGATATACCAATAACCACATCCCAGTGAAATCTCCCTTATAGTGCAAAAAGTCTTGATCACCAAGACGAAACCCGTCTCAGGCACTCTTTAGTACATTTTCAGCATTCCAAATCAAATGGTCAGTTATTCCACAACAACCAGTACAATTCCATCTAgtttaatgattttcttttacaGTTGTAATCTATTACAATTTAAGTATACTTTTTTAACTTTTCGCAAATTTTTGGCATATATGCTGGAactgcttgcatttttttttgtctccaatgACTCTCTGCACCTGTCATTAAAATGGTTCTTAATCGGTTTTCAACAAGATATTATCCCCATTTGCCTCTACTACTCTGGCCGATACTTACCCGGAAGATATAGGGTACTGTTCTCTTGTCGGTAGACTTGAGAGCTATGAAAGCTATGCTGTCATACAGAGAAGTGTGACTGAGAACACAGGGGCCGAATATAGCATTCTCAGGGATGTCGCAGGTTGTGTACACACTGGTAAAAATATCTGTTAGACATTGTTGCACAGCCTTGGCATCTCCGTCCCAGATGCCTCGCTGGATTCCCGAATCCTCCATCGctggagacagacacacaagacAGGGAAGCGAGTTACACTCTTGCCTTCACCGCGACAACCACAGGCAGAACATTTCAATGATCAGACATGCTTTTCACACATTCCCGTAGCTCTTTTTCTAAACAAATAAAGTAAATTAGTCTGACATGGTTTAAACAGGCCCATTTTAGaagtatttttcctttctctttaaatGATCAGAAGCCCTTTGATGGCTAGGAAGAATGCATTTAGAAAGACTAGCTTATTTTTGCATTCGCTTGGGAATAGGTGGAGTGTGCTTTGGGGAGAAAAAGTTAAGGAGATATTTTGCCCAGCAAATATAGACTTTTCTGACTACAGAAAAATACTTCTTGCCCCTAGGGAAAAGCTCTGTTACTCTTGTGTATTGAACTGGGTGCCTGGAAGCtgattttccccctttcttcctaaGAGGGAAGCAGCATTAGCAAGCAGGCAGAGACAGTGGAGCATATCGAATGGATTTCAAGTGGGGTGTCAGGGCTACTAATTCTGTGTCAGCTAACCTTTCTCTGCAGCCTACAAGAAGGGACGTATGTCTGCTCATTACCATAATCCAACACTGTCCCTCTGAGGCTTTAATTAAAAGCAGCAAGCAGaggtaattattttttcttcGACATGCTTATTTATGGATGAGGTTGAATCCCAGTTACCTTGTTATACAAGAGGGTGGGTTGAGTCACATGTGGCCCATGAAGTGAGCAGGTATAGGGCAGACCTGAGTGTCCCCTGTCTGAAATGTGTGTAATGACTGGTGAATTCTCACTTCCCCCAGTTACAATCCT is part of the Perognathus longimembris pacificus isolate PPM17 chromosome 16, ASM2315922v1, whole genome shotgun sequence genome and encodes:
- the Prdm8 gene encoding PR domain zinc finger protein 8; amino-acid sequence: MEDSGIQRGIWDGDAKAVQQCLTDIFTSVYTTCDIPENAIFGPCVLSHTSLYDSIAFIALKSTDKRTVPYIFRVDTSAANGSSEGLMWLRLVQSARDKEEQNLEAYIKNGQLFYRSLRRIAKDEELLVWYGKELTELLLLCPSRSHSKMNGSSPYTCLDCSQRFQFEFPYVAHLRFRCPKRLPSGDLSPPDEQGGGLGTKDHGGGGKEQQQPPPQQPPEASLGPKFCKAGPIHHYPAPSPESSAPAANAGGASAKPSTDFHNLARELENSRGGSSSCSPAQSLGSGGAGHQEAELSPDGIAAGGGGKGKRKFAEEAAEGGGGSGVVGGRARFAERPLPASKEDLVCTPQQYRASGSYFGLEENGRLFAPPSPETGEAKRSAFVEVKKAARPGGLQPDDVSADGGGPAAEDKDAGGGGGGVSSAPATASPAGTEKLLAPRPGGPCPALPSRLEGGSPARGSAFTSVPQLGGSGGGAAGGGAGAGSAGGAAGGQGAGSDERKSAFSQPARSFSQLSPLVLGQKLGALEPCHPGDGVGPTRLYPAAADPLAVKLQGAAELNGGCGALPSGGGGLPKQSPFLYATAFWPKSSAAAAAAAAAAAAAGPLQLQLPSALTLLPPSFTSLCLPAQNWCAKCNASFRMTSDLVYHMRSHHKKEYAMEPLVKRRREEKLKCPICNESFRERHHLSRHMTSHN